A single genomic interval of Terriglobus albidus harbors:
- a CDS encoding four-helix bundle copper-binding protein, whose product MTIPQNVRQCIEDCLQCYQVCTETSAMCLEMGGKHADPGHLTTMHDCAEICDLAAGFMSRSSEFGSELCGLCAEICRRCSESCRELAADGEFMQRCADVCEHCAESCEAISGKRRRAA is encoded by the coding sequence ATGACCATCCCACAGAACGTTCGCCAATGTATCGAGGACTGTCTCCAGTGCTACCAGGTCTGTACCGAGACCTCTGCCATGTGTCTGGAGATGGGCGGCAAACACGCCGACCCCGGACACCTGACCACGATGCACGACTGTGCCGAGATCTGCGATCTGGCTGCAGGCTTCATGAGCCGCAGCTCAGAGTTTGGATCAGAGCTGTGCGGTCTGTGCGCCGAGATCTGCCGCCGTTGCAGCGAAAGCTGCCGCGAACTGGCCGCTGATGGAGAGTTCATGCAACGCTGCGCGGATGTGTGCGAGCACTGCGCCGAGAGCTGTGAAGCGATTTCCGGGAAGCGGAGACGGGCTGCGTAG